A single genomic interval of Fibrobacter sp. UWR4 harbors:
- a CDS encoding PD-(D/E)XK nuclease family transposase, with translation MNENETAVGADNETKVIDFSKITITNRFMFPLVMSHKEIAKPFIEAALGIKIYDLKDPEQEKTDQVGIFSKSVRYDVYAQETGKDGEVKRSFDLEMQMEDTKELPKRARYYQSIHDTHELRKGSMYSSLKDQYVLFICPEDIFKEGLPIYSFQNYATENKKLALNDRTFKNFYIFNQYEKLPDTHPLKPYLKYFATNAAESSETRKIHTKVEWYRSDEKTQERYMTWEQEIQLAAEAAAEKERERNEKIIAEKDAEISEKNAEIAEQARKIAALEAKLAGKNSK, from the coding sequence ATGAACGAAAACGAAACCGCCGTAGGCGCTGATAACGAAACTAAAGTCATCGACTTCTCTAAAATCACCATCACCAACCGTTTCATGTTCCCGCTGGTCATGAGCCACAAGGAAATCGCAAAGCCCTTCATCGAGGCGGCGCTTGGCATCAAGATTTACGACCTGAAGGACCCCGAGCAGGAAAAGACGGACCAGGTCGGCATCTTCAGCAAAAGCGTGCGCTACGACGTTTACGCCCAGGAAACCGGCAAGGACGGCGAAGTCAAGCGCTCCTTCGATCTGGAGATGCAGATGGAGGACACCAAGGAACTCCCGAAGCGCGCTCGTTACTACCAGTCTATTCATGACACCCACGAGTTGCGCAAGGGAAGCATGTACAGCAGCCTTAAGGACCAGTACGTGCTCTTCATTTGCCCGGAAGACATTTTCAAGGAAGGCCTGCCTATTTATAGTTTCCAGAACTATGCGACAGAAAACAAAAAACTCGCCTTGAACGACCGCACCTTCAAAAATTTCTATATATTTAACCAGTACGAGAAACTTCCGGATACGCACCCGCTTAAACCGTACCTGAAGTATTTTGCTACAAACGCCGCCGAATCCTCGGAGACAAGGAAAATCCACACCAAGGTGGAGTGGTACCGTTCAGACGAAAAGACACAGGAGCGCTATATGACATGGGAACAGGAAATCCAGCTTGCCGCAGAAGCCGCTGCTGAAAAAGAACGCGAGCGCAACGAGAAAATCATCGCCGAGAAGGATGCCGAGATTTCCGAGAAGAATGCCGAGATCGCCGAACAGGCACGCAAAATCGCAGCTCTTGAGGCGAAACTCGCCGGAAAGAACTCCAAGTAA
- a CDS encoding ORF6N domain-containing protein, translating to MKKNMATGDSAGIVLIDETLLKSKVYTIRGVKVLLDADLAKIYGYSTKRFNEQVKANIERFDDDFRFQLTKEEVSALNLRSEKPTSSLITYIVFRKFL from the coding sequence ATGAAAAAGAATATGGCTACCGGCGATAGTGCCGGAATCGTCCTTATTGACGAGACTTTGCTCAAGAGCAAGGTTTACACCATCCGTGGCGTAAAGGTTTTGCTCGATGCAGATCTGGCGAAAATTTACGGGTATAGTACTAAACGGTTCAATGAGCAGGTAAAAGCGAATATTGAACGATTTGATGATGATTTTCGCTTTCAGTTGACGAAAGAGGAGGTGAGTGCTTTGAACTTGAGGTCGGAAAAACCGACCTCAAGTTTGATAACGTATATTGTCTTTCGCAAATTCCTCTAA